The following are encoded together in the Phenylobacterium sp. NIBR 498073 genome:
- a CDS encoding Mrp/NBP35 family ATP-binding protein, which translates to MEPTIPDRDSVLKALDRVLDPKTGKGLASAGLVRGLTVGRGRAGFMLEVPASETALYAPVRDAAQEVLAALPGVEKAQVVLTAEHAAAPPAEGVTRVRKGARVAQDPQAAPAPPADAQRPAHVRRVIAVASGKGGVGKSTVSVNLAAAFAAQGLKVGLLDADVYGPSAPRMLGIDEEPAFVDGKLQPLEAWGLKVMSIGFMVDEGAPMIWRGPMASSAVRQMMNDVAWGSEAQPLDVLVVDLPPGTGDIQLTLIQKMKIDGVVIVSTPQEIALIDARRAASMFQKTATPILGVIENMAFFTDPTTGAPIPIFGSGGAKAEAEKLGVPVLAEIPLEVSLREACDQGRPLVATAPDSAAAQAFVAAAKALA; encoded by the coding sequence ATGGAGCCGACAATCCCCGACCGCGACAGCGTCCTGAAAGCGCTTGACCGCGTCCTCGATCCGAAGACGGGCAAGGGGTTGGCGAGCGCCGGCCTTGTCCGTGGGCTGACGGTCGGGCGCGGGCGCGCCGGCTTCATGCTCGAGGTGCCGGCCAGCGAAACGGCGCTCTACGCGCCGGTGCGCGACGCCGCCCAGGAGGTGCTGGCGGCGCTGCCCGGCGTGGAAAAGGCGCAGGTGGTGCTGACCGCCGAGCATGCCGCCGCGCCCCCGGCCGAGGGCGTCACCCGCGTGCGCAAGGGTGCGCGCGTGGCCCAGGACCCGCAGGCCGCCCCGGCCCCGCCGGCCGACGCCCAGCGCCCGGCCCATGTGCGCCGCGTGATCGCGGTGGCCAGCGGCAAGGGCGGGGTCGGCAAATCCACGGTCTCGGTCAACCTGGCGGCGGCGTTCGCCGCCCAGGGGCTGAAGGTCGGGCTGCTGGACGCCGACGTCTATGGCCCCTCGGCGCCGCGGATGCTGGGGATCGACGAGGAGCCGGCCTTCGTGGACGGCAAGCTGCAGCCGCTGGAGGCCTGGGGGCTGAAGGTGATGTCGATCGGCTTCATGGTCGACGAGGGCGCGCCGATGATCTGGCGCGGGCCGATGGCCTCCTCGGCCGTGCGCCAGATGATGAACGACGTGGCCTGGGGTTCCGAGGCGCAGCCGCTGGACGTGCTGGTCGTCGACCTGCCGCCTGGCACCGGCGACATCCAGCTGACCCTGATCCAGAAGATGAAGATCGACGGGGTGGTGATCGTCTCGACCCCGCAGGAGATCGCGCTGATCGACGCGCGGCGGGCCGCCTCGATGTTCCAGAAGACGGCGACGCCGATCCTGGGGGTGATCGAGAACATGGCGTTCTTCACCGACCCGACCACAGGCGCGCCAATCCCGATCTTCGGCTCGGGCGGGGCCAAGGCCGAGGCGGAGAAGCTGGGCGTGCCGGTGCTGGCCGAGATCCCGCTGGAGGTGTCGCTGCGCGAGGCCTGCGACCAGGGCCGGCCGCTGGTGGCGACCGCGCCGGACAGCGCCGCGGCCCAGGCCTTCGTGGCCGCGGCGAAGGCGTTGGCTTAA
- a CDS encoding MFS transporter, which produces MANSAAGSSRLPLPVVMAFSSTALPIAAIGLVMAVYLPRFFAGQLGLSLAAVGVAFTVVRLIDLAIDPLLGMAMDRTRTRFGRYRPWLLAGGPIVMLAAYMLFMAPHGITETYLIGWLLTLYLGVSILTLAQAAWGASLATDYHDRSRVYGVIQAVGVIGAVLILLLPLALGRQGEGAGGVHAMGWFCILLIPVTLALCTLVTPERVAPETDSKERVTLRDYWDLVRRPEMARLIFADLFMALGPGTTAALYLFFFHDARGYTTPQTGILLVFFIGAGLVGAMFWGWLAQKIGKHRALIVSAVAYAVTQSALMIIPPATMALAIPGMFSVGFVSSAFVLIVRAMVADVADEVRLETGKERVGLLYALVTTTQKVGTAITVGVSFTVLDLVGYNAADGATNTPQAIRGLELCYVFAPIILVFFGGAAFIGWKLDAKRHAEVRRQLDERDALAAEAGLLDSVSGVGLATEAPR; this is translated from the coding sequence ATGGCGAATTCCGCCGCCGGCAGCTCGCGCCTGCCACTGCCCGTCGTTATGGCGTTTTCTTCGACCGCCCTGCCCATCGCCGCCATAGGCTTGGTGATGGCGGTCTACCTGCCGAGGTTCTTCGCCGGTCAGCTCGGCCTGTCGCTGGCCGCGGTCGGCGTCGCCTTCACCGTCGTGCGGCTGATCGACCTGGCGATCGACCCGCTGCTGGGCATGGCGATGGACCGCACACGCACCCGCTTCGGCCGCTACCGGCCCTGGCTGCTGGCCGGCGGCCCGATCGTGATGCTGGCCGCCTACATGCTGTTCATGGCCCCTCACGGGATCACCGAGACCTATCTGATCGGCTGGCTGCTGACGCTCTATCTGGGCGTCTCGATCCTGACCCTGGCCCAGGCGGCCTGGGGCGCGTCTCTGGCCACCGACTATCACGACCGCTCGCGGGTCTACGGCGTCATCCAGGCGGTCGGCGTCATCGGCGCAGTGCTGATCCTGCTGCTGCCGCTGGCGCTCGGGAGGCAGGGCGAAGGCGCCGGCGGCGTCCACGCCATGGGCTGGTTCTGCATCCTGCTGATCCCGGTCACCCTCGCTCTCTGCACTCTGGTCACTCCCGAGCGCGTCGCGCCCGAGACGGACTCCAAGGAACGCGTCACCCTGCGCGACTACTGGGACCTGGTCCGGCGGCCGGAGATGGCCCGGCTGATCTTCGCCGACCTGTTCATGGCTCTCGGCCCCGGCACGACCGCGGCGCTCTACCTGTTCTTCTTCCACGACGCCCGCGGCTACACGACCCCGCAGACCGGCATCCTGCTGGTGTTCTTCATCGGCGCGGGCCTGGTCGGCGCGATGTTCTGGGGCTGGCTGGCCCAGAAGATCGGCAAGCACCGCGCCCTGATCGTCTCGGCCGTCGCCTACGCCGTCACCCAGTCGGCGCTGATGATCATCCCGCCCGCCACCATGGCCCTGGCGATCCCGGGCATGTTCTCGGTGGGCTTCGTCTCCTCGGCCTTCGTGCTGATCGTCCGCGCCATGGTCGCCGACGTCGCCGACGAGGTCCGCCTGGAGACCGGCAAGGAACGCGTCGGCCTGCTCTACGCCCTGGTCACCACCACCCAGAAGGTGGGCACCGCGATCACCGTCGGGGTCAGCTTCACGGTCCTCGACCTGGTCGGCTACAACGCCGCCGACGGCGCGACCAACACCCCGCAGGCGATCCGCGGGCTTGAGCTCTGCTACGTCTTCGCCCCGATCATCCTCGTGTTCTTCGGCGGCGCGGCCTTCATCGGCTGGAAGCTCGACGCCAAGCGCCACGCCGAAGTCCGCCGACAGCTCGACGAACGCGACGCCCTGGCGGCCGAGGCCGGCCTGCTGGACAGCGTCAGCGGCGTCGGCCTGGCGACCGAGGCGCCGCGGTAG
- a CDS encoding HlyD family efflux transporter periplasmic adaptor subunit, whose product MLAFAKSNRIKIAVVAAVILLGGGAFMASSQAKAKKEAEAKAAAAAAPKSPFVAVANGKADVEGGMIQVAARRAGIVREVYVQEGDRVVKGQILARQEDDEPKLSAARAAASVEQAKAQMAQYQVQLSTAEREHKRLQGLVSTNFVAAQKVDQAVDKIREAQANIQAQRAAIATAQAALEEARYNLELTIIRAPTDGRIARRYANPGAGASTLNVSNMFDLEPEAPRIVRAEIAESSLPHVAIGQTVQIAPESEPTKVYNGKVLRRAAVFGARKLQSDDPSERADDRVVEVVVSADSAPFLIGQRVLVKFMRDGAAALAAR is encoded by the coding sequence ATGCTCGCCTTCGCGAAATCCAACCGCATCAAGATCGCGGTCGTCGCCGCCGTGATCCTGCTGGGCGGCGGCGCCTTCATGGCGTCGAGCCAGGCCAAGGCCAAGAAGGAGGCCGAGGCCAAGGCCGCCGCGGCCGCCGCGCCCAAGAGCCCCTTCGTCGCCGTCGCCAACGGCAAGGCCGACGTCGAGGGCGGCATGATCCAGGTCGCCGCCCGCCGGGCCGGCATCGTGCGCGAGGTCTACGTCCAGGAAGGCGACAGGGTCGTGAAGGGCCAGATCCTCGCCCGCCAGGAAGACGACGAGCCCAAGCTCTCGGCCGCCCGCGCCGCGGCGTCGGTCGAGCAGGCCAAGGCCCAGATGGCCCAGTATCAGGTTCAGCTTTCCACCGCCGAGCGCGAACACAAGCGCCTGCAGGGCCTCGTCTCGACCAACTTCGTCGCCGCCCAGAAGGTCGACCAGGCCGTCGACAAGATCCGCGAGGCCCAGGCCAACATCCAGGCCCAGCGCGCGGCCATCGCCACCGCCCAGGCCGCCCTGGAGGAGGCGCGCTACAATCTCGAACTGACGATCATCCGCGCCCCGACCGACGGACGCATCGCCCGCCGCTACGCCAATCCCGGCGCCGGCGCCTCGACCCTGAACGTCTCCAACATGTTCGACCTGGAGCCCGAGGCCCCGCGCATCGTCCGCGCCGAGATCGCCGAGAGCTCCCTGCCTCACGTGGCGATCGGCCAGACCGTCCAGATCGCCCCGGAATCCGAGCCGACCAAGGTCTATAACGGCAAGGTGCTGCGCCGCGCCGCCGTGTTCGGGGCCCGCAAGCTGCAGTCGGACGATCCCAGCGAACGCGCCGACGACCGCGTCGTCGAGGTGGTGGTCAGCGCCGACAGCGCGCCCTTCCTGATCGGCCAGCGGGTGCTGGTGAAGTTCATGCGCGACGGCGCCGCGGCCCTGGCCGCGCGGTAG
- a CDS encoding ABC transporter ATP-binding protein: MTSENAVALQGKGLTKRFKTGRTQIEVLKSVDFDCRHGEMTMVMGPSGSGKSTLIASLSGLLRPDEGTVTALGEDLWSQRPGRIDKFRLDHCGFIFQGFNLFGALSALQQVTTILKYKGYSPSEAKDRAALALTEVGLGHRLGQRPAELSGGEKQRVAIARALAKDPRLLFADEPTSALDGENGQIVIKLLQRAAKEHGAAVICVTHDPRLEAYADRIIHIEDGRILDDRRTGASQPAAPVSHTELVGA; this comes from the coding sequence ATGACCTCGGAAAACGCCGTCGCCCTCCAGGGCAAGGGTCTCACCAAGCGCTTCAAGACCGGCCGCACCCAGATCGAGGTGCTGAAGTCCGTCGACTTCGACTGCCGCCACGGCGAGATGACCATGGTCATGGGCCCATCCGGCTCAGGCAAGTCGACCCTGATCGCCAGCCTCTCGGGCCTGCTGCGGCCCGACGAAGGGACCGTCACCGCGCTCGGCGAAGACCTCTGGAGCCAGCGGCCGGGCCGGATCGACAAGTTCCGCCTCGACCACTGCGGCTTCATCTTTCAGGGCTTCAACCTGTTCGGCGCGCTCAGCGCCCTGCAACAGGTGACGACGATCCTCAAGTACAAGGGCTACTCGCCCTCAGAGGCCAAGGACCGCGCCGCACTGGCCCTCACCGAGGTCGGGCTCGGCCACCGTCTCGGCCAGCGCCCGGCCGAACTGTCAGGCGGCGAAAAGCAGCGCGTCGCCATCGCCCGCGCCCTGGCCAAGGATCCGCGCCTGCTGTTCGCTGACGAACCGACCAGCGCCCTGGACGGCGAGAACGGCCAGATCGTCATCAAGCTGCTGCAGCGCGCGGCCAAGGAGCACGGCGCGGCGGTGATCTGCGTGACCCACGACCCGCGGCTCGAGGCCTATGCCGACCGCATCATCCACATCGAGGACGGACGCATTCTGGACGATCGCCGAACCGGCGCGTCCCAGCCTGCCGCACCCGTCAGCCACACCGAGCTCGTTGGAGCCTAG
- a CDS encoding GNAT family N-acetyltransferase, translating into MPSFVAALREGYARDTLRPETPESIAEVAGDQAAFVASQLAPPTSVTLPDGSQGPAVPYTVLWYVEGAEFLGSLHIRHHLNANLEKVGGHVGYAVRPSARGLGHASAILAAGLDYIRANLDLERVLLTVNAQNPASIRVIEKNGGVHTASIPHIWIPGDTALHYWIEL; encoded by the coding sequence ATGCCCTCCTTCGTGGCGGCGTTGCGCGAGGGCTACGCCCGCGACACCCTGCGTCCGGAAACGCCTGAGAGCATCGCGGAAGTGGCCGGCGACCAGGCCGCCTTCGTCGCCAGCCAACTGGCCCCGCCGACCAGCGTCACCCTGCCCGACGGCAGCCAGGGCCCGGCCGTCCCCTACACGGTGCTCTGGTACGTCGAGGGCGCGGAATTCCTCGGCTCGCTGCACATCCGCCATCACCTGAACGCCAACCTGGAAAAGGTCGGCGGCCACGTCGGCTACGCCGTGCGCCCCTCGGCCCGCGGCCTGGGCCACGCCAGCGCCATCCTCGCCGCCGGCTTGGACTACATCCGCGCCAACCTCGACCTCGAGCGGGTGCTGCTGACCGTCAACGCCCAGAACCCGGCGTCCATCCGCGTCATCGAAAAGAACGGCGGCGTCCACACCGCCTCGATCCCGCACATCTGGATTCCCGGCGACACCGCCCTGCACTACTGGATCGAACTGTAG
- the hflC gene encoding protease modulator HflC, whose amino-acid sequence MNRSLPVLGILLAGALIVLSQTFFIVDQRKQAVIVRLGEPVRVINAPGDPGPGLKVKVPFVENVVMFDKRNLAIEAAQEEITASDQQRLVVDAFVRYRISQPLLYYRTLRDEQTASDRIERLVNSSLRQVLGTATSTEIISGRREALLAQTKKDVVARAAASRLGIQIIDIRIKRADYPPQIQESVYRRMQTSRQQEAARIRAQGEQEKREIIAGADKEVAITLATAREQAETTRGEGDAVRTRLFAQGFGKDPAFASFYRSMQAYEASLGQGDTTMVLSPDSAFFKYFERGPNAR is encoded by the coding sequence ATGAACCGCAGCCTTCCCGTTCTCGGCATCCTGCTGGCCGGCGCTCTGATCGTCCTGTCGCAGACCTTCTTCATCGTCGACCAGCGCAAGCAGGCGGTGATCGTCCGCCTGGGCGAGCCCGTACGCGTCATCAACGCCCCCGGCGATCCGGGCCCCGGTCTGAAGGTCAAGGTCCCGTTCGTCGAGAACGTGGTCATGTTCGACAAGCGCAACCTGGCCATCGAGGCGGCTCAGGAGGAAATCACCGCCTCCGACCAGCAGCGCCTGGTGGTCGACGCCTTCGTCCGCTACCGCATCTCTCAGCCGCTGCTCTACTACCGCACCCTGCGCGACGAGCAGACCGCCAGCGACCGCATCGAGCGGCTGGTGAACTCCTCCCTGCGCCAGGTGCTCGGCACCGCGACCTCGACCGAGATCATCTCGGGTCGCCGCGAAGCGCTGCTGGCCCAGACCAAGAAGGACGTCGTCGCCCGCGCCGCGGCCTCGCGTCTTGGCATTCAGATCATCGACATCCGCATCAAGCGCGCCGACTACCCGCCGCAGATCCAGGAGTCGGTCTATCGCCGGATGCAGACCAGCCGCCAGCAGGAAGCCGCCCGCATCCGCGCCCAGGGCGAGCAGGAAAAGCGCGAGATCATCGCCGGCGCCGACAAGGAAGTGGCCATCACCCTGGCCACCGCCCGCGAGCAGGCCGAGACCACCCGAGGCGAAGGCGACGCGGTTCGTACGCGCCTCTTCGCCCAGGGCTTCGGCAAGGACCCGGCCTTCGCCTCGTTCTATCGCTCGATGCAGGCCTATGAGGCCTCGCTCGGCCAGGGCGACACGACGATGGTGCTCTCCCCCGACAGCGCCTTCTTCAAGTACTTCGAACGCGGCCCCAACGCCCGCTGA
- a CDS encoding MFS transporter, which translates to MTQASPAPRASTLPLSTIFAFAATSLPIQAVVIAVAVYLPRHYASHLGVSLAAVGGAFFIVRMIDIPVDGLLGWVMDKTRTKWGRYRLWTVVGAPFLMASMYWLFMPAEGVGIGYLIFWLLVMYLGTSILSLSHAAWAATLAPAYNDRSRVFGIMTAVGVLGAAAVLAIPIIAEARGLPDSGNVETMGWFILALTPIAVGLVVWRTPERIAPDIPGHQFKLRDYWSLVSRPSMARILAADLCLALGPGWMSALYLFFFTDSRGFTTGQASILLAVYILAGFAGAPMMGRLAMMISKHRAVMVATTGYSLVLISLMAIPKGNMLVAIFPMFLAGFLAAGFNVLTRAMTADIADEVRLEQGRERSGLLYAITTMTTKIAGAFSIGLTFLVLEAVGYQAKEGVVNTPQAIHNLELAYLIGPVVFVMLGGACMIGYGLDAKRHADIRRQLDERDALYTETVTVETLRTENMTLETVTVETTIAVPPQAGR; encoded by the coding sequence TTGACCCAGGCCTCGCCGGCTCCGCGCGCCAGCACGCTGCCGCTGTCCACCATCTTCGCCTTCGCCGCGACCAGCCTGCCGATTCAGGCGGTGGTCATCGCGGTGGCGGTCTACCTGCCCCGACATTACGCCAGCCACCTAGGCGTCAGCCTCGCCGCCGTCGGCGGCGCTTTCTTCATCGTCCGCATGATCGATATTCCGGTCGACGGCCTGCTGGGCTGGGTGATGGACAAGACGCGGACCAAATGGGGCCGCTACCGGCTCTGGACCGTAGTCGGCGCGCCGTTCCTGATGGCCTCGATGTACTGGCTGTTCATGCCGGCCGAGGGTGTCGGCATCGGCTACCTGATCTTCTGGCTGCTGGTCATGTACCTGGGCACCTCGATCCTCAGCCTCTCTCACGCCGCCTGGGCCGCGACGCTGGCCCCGGCCTACAACGACCGCTCGCGCGTCTTCGGCATCATGACCGCGGTCGGCGTGCTCGGCGCAGCCGCCGTGCTGGCCATCCCGATCATCGCCGAGGCCCGCGGCCTGCCCGACTCCGGCAACGTCGAGACCATGGGCTGGTTCATCCTCGCCCTGACCCCGATCGCGGTCGGCCTCGTGGTCTGGCGCACGCCCGAGCGGATCGCGCCCGACATTCCGGGACACCAGTTCAAGCTGCGCGACTACTGGTCGCTGGTCTCACGCCCCAGCATGGCGCGCATCCTGGCCGCCGACCTCTGCCTGGCCTTGGGTCCGGGCTGGATGAGCGCGCTCTACCTGTTCTTCTTCACCGACAGCCGCGGCTTCACCACCGGCCAGGCTTCGATCCTACTGGCGGTGTACATCCTGGCCGGCTTCGCCGGCGCCCCGATGATGGGCCGCCTGGCGATGATGATCAGCAAGCACCGTGCGGTGATGGTCGCCACCACCGGCTACTCGCTGGTGCTGATCTCGCTGATGGCCATCCCCAAGGGGAACATGCTGGTCGCGATCTTCCCGATGTTCCTGGCCGGCTTCCTGGCCGCGGGCTTCAACGTGCTGACCCGCGCCATGACCGCCGACATTGCTGACGAGGTGCGGCTGGAGCAGGGCCGCGAGCGGTCGGGCCTGCTCTACGCGATCACCACCATGACCACCAAGATCGCTGGTGCCTTCTCGATCGGCCTGACCTTCCTCGTGCTCGAGGCGGTCGGCTATCAGGCCAAGGAAGGCGTGGTCAACACGCCCCAGGCCATCCACAACCTTGAACTCGCCTACCTGATCGGGCCGGTGGTGTTCGTGATGCTCGGCGGGGCCTGCATGATCGGCTACGGCCTCGACGCCAAGCGCCACGCCGACATCCGCCGCCAGCTCGACGAGCGCGACGCCCTCTATACCGAGACCGTCACCGTCGAGACCCTGAGGACCGAGAACATGACCCTCGAAACCGTGACTGTCGAAACGACGATCGCGGTCCCGCCGCAAGCGGGTCGATAA
- the hflK gene encoding FtsH protease activity modulator HflK: protein MPWNDNANPGPWGAPPPNEGNGDKKPGPRRPLGGGGGGPRGPRRPEGPELNAAFERLQRQLRDFFGGPGGDGVRPAAVAAVAGVGVGLWALSGVYIVQPNEQAVVTTFGAYSRSEAPGIRYHLPAPIERVEKVPVTTLNRIDIGGVGDAKVPEESLMLTGDENIVDLNFSVTWRVADASKYVFTLRDPDASVKAAAESAMREVVGKSDLQPILTTGRGQVQAQTAELMQKTLDSWGAGISVVEVQIRSANPPQEVAAAFRDVNSAGQDQESARNEANTYRNRVVNEAKGDAAKLVQSAEGYREQAVREATGDVARFNQIYNEYRRAPGVTKDRLYIETMERVLAKSNKVVIDGKGASAPIILPPDVFRPRTQPAPSAAEPAPPTVAPSTGAAR, encoded by the coding sequence ATGCCTTGGAACGACAACGCGAACCCCGGCCCCTGGGGCGCGCCGCCGCCCAACGAGGGGAACGGCGACAAGAAACCCGGACCCCGCCGCCCGCTGGGCGGCGGCGGCGGCGGTCCTCGCGGCCCGCGCCGCCCTGAAGGGCCCGAATTGAACGCCGCCTTCGAGCGGCTGCAACGGCAGTTGCGCGACTTCTTCGGCGGTCCCGGCGGCGACGGCGTGCGTCCCGCGGCGGTCGCGGCGGTGGCCGGGGTCGGCGTCGGCCTCTGGGCGCTGTCGGGCGTCTACATCGTCCAACCCAACGAACAGGCCGTGGTCACCACCTTCGGCGCCTATTCGCGCTCCGAGGCGCCGGGCATCCGCTACCATCTCCCGGCCCCCATCGAGCGGGTCGAGAAGGTGCCGGTCACCACCCTGAACCGCATCGACATCGGCGGGGTCGGCGACGCCAAGGTTCCCGAGGAAAGCCTGATGCTGACCGGCGACGAGAATATCGTCGACCTGAACTTCAGCGTCACCTGGCGCGTCGCCGACGCCAGCAAGTACGTGTTCACGCTGCGCGACCCCGACGCCTCGGTGAAGGCGGCCGCCGAAAGCGCCATGCGCGAGGTGGTCGGCAAGTCCGACCTGCAGCCGATCCTCACCACCGGCCGCGGCCAGGTCCAAGCCCAGACCGCCGAACTGATGCAGAAGACCCTGGATTCCTGGGGCGCGGGCATCAGCGTCGTCGAAGTCCAGATCCGCTCGGCCAACCCGCCGCAGGAGGTCGCCGCGGCCTTCCGCGACGTGAACAGCGCCGGCCAGGACCAGGAGTCGGCCCGCAACGAGGCCAACACCTACCGCAACCGCGTCGTCAACGAAGCCAAGGGTGACGCGGCCAAGCTGGTCCAGTCCGCCGAGGGCTATCGCGAACAGGCCGTGCGCGAAGCGACCGGCGACGTCGCCCGCTTCAACCAGATCTACAACGAGTACCGCCGCGCTCCGGGCGTGACCAAGGACCGCCTCTACATCGAGACCATGGAACGCGTGCTGGCCAAGTCGAACAAGGTCGTCATCGACGGCAAGGGCGCGAGCGCGCCGATCATCCTGCCGCCCGACGTGTTCCGGCCGCGCACCCAGCCTGCGCCGTCCGCTGCGGAGCCCGCTCCGCCCACGGTCGCGCCGTCGACGGGAGCCGCCCGATGA
- a CDS encoding class I SAM-dependent methyltransferase, translating to MDWKVWHEKYDDPASPLTRRLRIVQGLVRQALNESPPGRLRVISLCAGQGRDILEVLADHSRREDVQVRLVELDEGNCELAKAAAQASGLSQVEVVAADASRSENYAGMTPADLVLICGLFGNISDADIERVVAACPQLCRTGGRVIWTRNRRAPDRVGQICGWFEERAFEREWLSDEAFEFGVGMHRFAGTPEPLALGRSLFSFVGYDRLPNEADASGAC from the coding sequence ATGGACTGGAAAGTCTGGCACGAGAAGTACGACGATCCCGCCTCGCCGCTGACGAGGCGACTGAGGATCGTCCAAGGGTTGGTTCGACAGGCTCTGAACGAGAGCCCGCCCGGCCGGCTCCGGGTGATCAGCCTGTGCGCAGGCCAGGGCCGGGACATCCTCGAAGTGCTCGCCGACCATTCGCGCCGCGAGGACGTTCAAGTCCGTCTGGTGGAGCTCGACGAGGGCAATTGCGAGCTTGCCAAGGCGGCGGCGCAAGCGAGCGGGCTATCCCAGGTCGAGGTCGTCGCCGCAGACGCCTCGCGCAGCGAGAACTACGCCGGCATGACCCCCGCCGATCTGGTGCTGATCTGCGGGCTGTTCGGCAATATCAGCGACGCCGACATCGAGCGGGTCGTGGCGGCTTGTCCTCAGCTCTGCAGGACGGGGGGCCGGGTCATCTGGACGCGCAATCGCCGGGCGCCGGACCGCGTGGGGCAGATTTGCGGGTGGTTCGAGGAACGCGCCTTCGAGCGCGAATGGCTGTCCGACGAGGCCTTCGAATTCGGCGTCGGCATGCATCGCTTCGCCGGAACGCCCGAACCCTTGGCCCTGGGTCGAAGCCTGTTCTCATTCGTCGGCTACGACCGTCTTCCGAACGAAGCCGACGCCTCGGGAGCTTGCTGA
- a CDS encoding GNAT family N-acetyltransferase: MRPEIIIETERLQFTPFAPTDLALFCDLHSDPEVQRFMSPDGLAMPEEIAREQLARQIENQARFGFSKWKLCLKNGRFIGRAGLSLFERTNEIELGYVLKQDMWGQGFATEAATAVARWAFAHLQIDHLIAFTHPQNTASQRVLVRAGMRDLGLRDMGFEQPSRVFRLDRP; the protein is encoded by the coding sequence ATGCGGCCAGAGATCATCATCGAGACCGAACGGCTCCAATTCACCCCGTTCGCGCCCACTGACTTGGCCCTGTTTTGTGACCTTCACAGCGATCCGGAGGTCCAGCGGTTCATGTCGCCTGACGGGTTGGCGATGCCGGAGGAGATCGCGCGCGAGCAGCTTGCACGGCAGATCGAAAACCAGGCGCGCTTCGGCTTCAGCAAGTGGAAGCTGTGTCTCAAGAATGGGCGCTTCATCGGCCGGGCCGGTCTTTCGCTCTTTGAGCGGACGAATGAGATCGAGCTCGGCTACGTGCTGAAGCAGGACATGTGGGGCCAGGGGTTCGCCACTGAAGCGGCCACCGCCGTTGCGCGCTGGGCCTTCGCCCACCTCCAGATCGACCACCTCATCGCCTTCACCCATCCGCAGAACACCGCCTCGCAGCGCGTGCTCGTCAGGGCCGGAATGCGTGATCTCGGGCTGCGCGACATGGGCTTTGAGCAACCCTCTCGCGTCTTCCGGCTAGACCGGCCATAG
- a CDS encoding SDR family NAD(P)-dependent oxidoreductase: protein MADIRFDGKVAIVTGAGGGLGRQHALELARRGAKVVVNDLGGSVDGSGGSSAAADAVVAEIKAAGGEAISNGSSVTDDAGVALMIKQAMDTWGRIDILIANAGILRDKSFSKMEMADFELVVNVHLMGTVKPVKAVWEIMKEQNYGRIVVTTSSSGMYGNFGQSNYGAAKLGIIGFMNTIKLEGQKNNIHINAISPVAATRMTENLMPAEVLERLKPEYVTPGVVYLASEEAPNGAILTAGAGAFALSRIYETEGVYLGEGGLSVEEVRDNWAKIADPAGQQAYVTGGEQSGKFFRKLQGG, encoded by the coding sequence ATGGCGGACATCCGCTTCGACGGCAAAGTCGCGATCGTCACCGGCGCGGGCGGCGGCCTGGGCCGTCAGCACGCTCTTGAGCTGGCCCGTCGCGGCGCCAAGGTCGTGGTCAACGACCTGGGCGGTTCGGTCGACGGTTCGGGCGGCTCCTCGGCTGCGGCCGACGCCGTGGTCGCCGAGATCAAGGCCGCCGGCGGCGAAGCCATCTCCAACGGCTCGTCGGTCACCGACGACGCCGGCGTCGCCCTGATGATCAAGCAGGCGATGGACACCTGGGGCCGCATCGACATCCTGATCGCCAACGCCGGCATCCTGCGCGACAAGTCGTTCTCCAAGATGGAAATGGCCGACTTCGAGCTGGTCGTGAACGTCCACCTCATGGGCACCGTGAAGCCCGTGAAGGCCGTCTGGGAGATCATGAAGGAGCAGAACTACGGCCGCATCGTCGTGACGACCTCGTCGTCGGGCATGTACGGCAACTTCGGCCAGTCGAACTACGGCGCGGCCAAGCTCGGCATCATCGGCTTCATGAACACCATCAAGCTCGAAGGCCAGAAGAACAACATCCACATCAACGCCATCAGCCCGGTCGCCGCCACCCGCATGACCGAGAACCTGATGCCGGCCGAGGTGCTCGAGCGCCTGAAGCCGGAATACGTCACCCCGGGCGTCGTCTACCTGGCCTCGGAAGAAGCCCCGAACGGCGCGATTCTCACCGCCGGCGCCGGCGCCTTCGCGCTGTCGCGCATCTACGAAACCGAGGGCGTGTATCTCGGCGAAGGCGGCCTGTCGGTCGAAGAGGTCCGCGACAATTGGGCCAAGATCGCCGACCCGGCCGGTCAGCAAGCCTATGTCACAGGCGGCGAGCAAAGCGGCAAGTTCTTCCGCAAGCTGCAGGGCGGCTAA